A DNA window from Chitinibacter fontanus contains the following coding sequences:
- a CDS encoding methyl-accepting chemotaxis protein — MLSNLATRTKLFILSGILLLLMALQIGFALLELNQTGQNIDTLIGDRQPKIEQQNGIIQNTLLIGMLLREAVMDQNSGEIEENIRQIGELRADSTKRIAYLQENSSSAESKALLTEIETARAPLAPLYDKLFAMVRANQDAEATELMRAEYDPAYKNFQLKVQAMMDSQKNKMRQTSVETQQSFTFTRTLMLTSGVLATVLGLIAATWIARSISHPLSNALREAERIAQGDLRTNPELQQIRGSDEPSRLLQALQQMRASLHEMTTLIQQNAQEVNRAARGLADSAQEVASSAQSQSAATSGAAATLEQLTVSIHHVADSAENAAEQARTAGETALLGGKFVVKSSGQMNTVGEHISQSATQMAGLENEMGEIGKMATIIREVADQTNLLALNAAIEAARAGETGRGFAVVADEVRKLAERTTKSAHEISAMIGRIQQGSATVNEFMHQSVQSVQQATVSSDSAAMAMQEIEGNADAVVTAVSQISNSLNEQKLAGQDLAARMEQVSQMAEENGGTVQHLAHTATQLSELATQLQTAVGRFRV, encoded by the coding sequence ATGCTGTCGAACCTAGCCACCCGCACCAAATTATTCATACTCAGTGGTATTTTGTTATTGCTGATGGCGTTACAAATTGGCTTTGCACTATTGGAGCTCAATCAGACTGGCCAAAACATTGATACCTTGATCGGGGATCGCCAACCCAAGATCGAGCAGCAAAATGGCATTATCCAAAACACCTTGCTGATCGGCATGTTATTGCGTGAAGCGGTAATGGACCAAAATAGCGGCGAAATTGAAGAAAATATCCGCCAAATCGGCGAGCTGCGCGCCGACAGCACCAAGCGCATCGCGTATCTGCAAGAAAATAGCAGCAGTGCAGAAAGCAAAGCGTTGCTGACTGAGATTGAAACAGCACGTGCGCCATTAGCTCCGTTGTATGACAAACTATTTGCGATGGTACGCGCCAATCAAGATGCCGAAGCCACCGAGCTGATGCGGGCTGAATACGACCCCGCGTATAAAAATTTCCAGCTCAAAGTGCAAGCAATGATGGATTCGCAAAAAAATAAAATGCGCCAAACCAGCGTGGAAACACAGCAGAGCTTCACTTTTACCCGCACGCTCATGCTCACCAGCGGCGTATTGGCCACGGTGCTGGGGCTGATTGCCGCCACCTGGATCGCGCGCTCGATCAGCCATCCGCTCAGTAACGCGCTACGCGAGGCTGAGCGTATTGCGCAGGGCGATCTACGCACCAACCCTGAGTTGCAACAAATTCGTGGAAGCGACGAACCAAGCCGCCTGTTGCAGGCATTGCAGCAAATGCGAGCCAGCCTGCATGAAATGACCACGCTGATTCAGCAAAATGCGCAAGAGGTCAATCGTGCGGCACGTGGGCTGGCTGATTCGGCACAAGAAGTTGCCAGCAGCGCACAAAGCCAGTCAGCAGCCACCAGCGGTGCGGCCGCAACGCTGGAGCAGCTTACCGTGAGTATTCATCACGTCGCAGACAGCGCCGAAAATGCCGCCGAGCAAGCACGCACGGCAGGTGAAACAGCCTTGCTGGGCGGCAAATTTGTAGTTAAATCCTCGGGCCAGATGAATACCGTGGGTGAACATATCAGCCAATCAGCCACCCAAATGGCTGGGCTGGAAAATGAAATGGGCGAGATCGGTAAAATGGCAACCATCATCCGCGAGGTCGCCGATCAAACCAATTTACTGGCACTCAATGCCGCCATCGAAGCGGCACGCGCAGGCGAAACCGGCCGCGGTTTTGCAGTAGTGGCCGATGAAGTCCGCAAGCTGGCCGAGCGCACCACCAAATCAGCGCACGAAATTAGCGCCATGATCGGACGAATCCAGCAAGGCAGCGCGACCGTGAACGAATTTATGCACCAAAGTGTGCAAAGCGTGCAGCAAGCGACGGTGAGCTCGGATTCAGCCGCGATGGCAATGCAAGAAATCGAGGGCAATGCTGATGCCGTGGTAACGGCGGTGAGCCAGATTAGTAACTCGCTGAATGAGCAAAAACTGGCAGGGCAGGATTTGGCAGCCCGGATGGAACAAGTATCGCAAATGGCCGAAGAAAACGGTGGCACAGTCCAGCATCTGGCGCATACCGCCACCCAGCTATCCGAACTTGCCACGCAATTGCAAACTGCGGTTGGACGCTTCCGCGTTTAA
- a CDS encoding methyl-accepting chemotaxis protein — translation MKIAHKMMALVALAALAIVLLTGITYYKTSHVKQEAIGITERVVPGLVEMSDMQRSFAQARYAVLFHIVQSDAAAKQKVEAEFQAYVKLLDESVASSEAAALTDTDKADVATLKQEIDTWRPWTAKILQVSAANDVAQAEQLIREKCAPQAAKVYAAMAQLEKDKQRLSDEAGDKVTDDIQSTISASVIVGVLLLAAIGAIGWLVGRSVTVPLTQLQDFLHRLASDNDFTRRLEANSNDEVGASLKSLNELLDTLQTSLRKLNRVGGEVSSSVTGLASTSQTMSQASSGVSSSASSMAAGIEQVTVSIGHVADRAQECDHTAREAGRLAATGGEVIESTIASINQIADQVRTSATQIASLKDRTANINTIVNVIKDIADQTNLLALNAAIEAARAGDLGRGFAVVADEVRKLAERTANSTQEIISTVSAIQNEANNTVHTMQHTVQQVDEGVHHAHQASVAIADIRQSADSVVHQVSEISNAMREQSSASMVLAQQVERVAQMSEESSSAAASTAQESNRLGSLGKELDQAIALYRV, via the coding sequence ATGAAAATTGCTCATAAAATGATGGCCTTAGTGGCCTTGGCAGCATTAGCCATTGTGCTGCTAACCGGGATTACTTATTACAAAACTAGCCATGTCAAACAGGAAGCGATTGGCATTACAGAAAGGGTGGTTCCCGGCTTAGTAGAAATGAGCGATATGCAGCGCAGCTTTGCACAGGCCCGCTATGCAGTGTTGTTTCATATTGTGCAGTCGGATGCCGCCGCCAAACAAAAGGTCGAGGCCGAGTTTCAAGCCTATGTGAAGTTGCTTGACGAGAGTGTGGCTAGCTCGGAAGCAGCGGCGCTAACGGATACCGACAAAGCAGACGTGGCAACCTTGAAGCAGGAAATCGATACGTGGCGGCCTTGGACTGCCAAAATTTTACAGGTGTCCGCTGCCAATGATGTGGCGCAGGCCGAGCAATTAATCCGCGAAAAATGCGCCCCACAAGCGGCCAAGGTGTACGCCGCGATGGCGCAGCTGGAAAAAGATAAACAACGCCTTTCTGATGAGGCAGGCGATAAAGTCACTGACGACATTCAGTCAACCATCAGTGCCAGTGTGATTGTTGGTGTATTGCTGCTGGCCGCGATTGGCGCGATTGGCTGGCTGGTGGGGCGCAGTGTGACGGTGCCATTAACCCAGCTACAAGATTTTCTGCATCGTTTGGCCAGCGATAACGATTTCACGCGGCGACTGGAAGCCAATAGCAATGATGAAGTGGGGGCTTCGCTAAAATCGTTAAACGAATTACTGGATACCTTGCAAACCAGTTTGCGCAAATTAAATCGGGTTGGTGGCGAGGTATCTAGCTCGGTAACAGGTTTGGCCAGTACCAGCCAGACCATGTCACAGGCTTCCAGTGGGGTGAGTTCATCGGCCTCGTCAATGGCCGCAGGGATTGAGCAAGTTACGGTGAGTATTGGTCATGTGGCCGATCGGGCGCAGGAATGTGATCACACCGCCCGTGAAGCTGGGCGTTTGGCCGCTACCGGTGGCGAGGTGATCGAAAGTACCATTGCCAGTATTAATCAAATTGCCGATCAAGTACGCACTTCTGCCACGCAAATTGCGTCGCTCAAAGATCGCACTGCCAATATCAACACCATTGTGAATGTGATTAAGGATATTGCCGATCAAACCAATCTGCTGGCGCTGAACGCCGCGATTGAAGCGGCGCGGGCTGGTGATTTAGGCCGTGGTTTTGCCGTAGTGGCCGATGAGGTGCGCAAGCTGGCTGAGCGCACCGCAAACTCGACACAGGAAATTATTAGCACTGTCAGCGCGATTCAAAATGAAGCCAATAATACCGTGCATACCATGCAGCACACGGTGCAGCAGGTGGATGAAGGCGTGCATCACGCCCATCAGGCCAGTGTGGCTATTGCGGATATTCGGCAAAGTGCCGATTCGGTGGTTCATCAGGTGAGCGAAATTTCGAATGCCATGCGTGAGCAAAGCTCTGCCAGTATGGTCTTGGCGCAGCAGGTTGAGCGCGTGGCACAGATGTCGGAAGAAAGCAGCTCAGCCGCCGCAAGCACCGCGCAGGAAAGTAACCGCTTGGGGTCGCTGGGCAAGGAGCTAGATCAAGCAATTGCGCTATACCGCGTTTGA